The Dioscorea cayenensis subsp. rotundata cultivar TDr96_F1 chromosome 19, TDr96_F1_v2_PseudoChromosome.rev07_lg8_w22 25.fasta, whole genome shotgun sequence genome includes a window with the following:
- the LOC120283664 gene encoding WAT1-related protein At1g44800-like codes for MGVGEVMKKVKPYLAMVFLQFGFAGLYIVSVLSLKRGMSHYVLVVYRNGIAAVVMAPFALWFERKVRPKMTASCFAKILLLGLLEPVFDQNFYYMGTKATSASFSAALYNVLPAMTFVLAVILRMEKIKIKSLRSQAKICGTIITVIGALVMIIYKGAIVHMMWTKGHDQEDTSSSSNAHFLLGTFMLLFSCFCWAAFFILQSHTLKSYPAELSLATLICFFGMIESGAVALVMERNTKAWKVGWNDGLFTAVYSGIVCSGVAYYVQGIVMKERGPVFVTAFNPLVMIIVAVLGSFILSENITVGRIIGAVIIVIGLYMLIWGKAKDQEGENSEEKKGSKSMELPKSVINGDQHEINGKEYYTVVEIQQTKNP; via the exons aTGGGTGTTGGAGAAGTAATGAAGAAGGTGAAACCATACTTGGCTATGGTGTTTTTACAGTTTGGTTTTGCCGGCTTGTATATTGTCTCTGTTTTATCACTTAAGCGTGGTATGAGTCATTATGTGCTCGTCGTCTACCGGAATGGTATCGCCGCCGTGGTTATGGCTCCTTTCGCTCTCTGGTTTGAACG GAAGGTGAGACCCAAGATGACAGCATCTTGCTTCGCAAAGATATTGCTTCTAGGACTACTAGA ACCTGTTTTTGACCAAAACTTTTACTACATGGGAACCAAGGCTACCTCCGCCAGCTTCTCCGCCGCCCTTTATAATGTACTTCCAGCGATGACCTTCGTTCTCGCTGTTATACTCAG GAtggagaaaattaaaataaagagttTACGGAGCCAAGCAAAAATTTGCGGTACAATTATAACAGTTATTGGTGCACTAgttatgataatatataaaggTGCAATTGTGCATATGATGTGGACAAAAGGCCATGACCAAGAGGATACATCTTCAAGTAGCAATGCTCATTTTCTTCTCGGCACATTCATGTTGCtctttagttgtttttgttgGGCGGCTTTCTTCATACTACaa tCACATACACTGAAATCATATCCGGCAGAACTCTCATTGGCAACATTGATATGTTTCTTTGGTATGATTGAAAGCGGTGCAGTTGCACTAGTGATGGAGAGAAACACTAAGGCTTGGAAAGTTGGGTGGAATGATGGTCTTTTTACTGCTGTTTACTCG GGGATTGTATGTTCTGGAGTTGCTTATTATGTGCAAGGGATAGTGATGAAGGAGAGAGGTCCTGTTTTTGTGACTGCCTTCAATCCACTAGTCATGATCATAGTGGCTGTTCTTGGCTCCTTCATTCTTTCAGAAAATATCACAGTGGGaag GATTATTGGTGCAGTGATTATTGTGATTGGTCTTTATATGCTGATATGGGGTAAGGCAAAAGATCAAGAAGGTGAAAACTCAGAGGAGAAGAAAGGCAGTAAATCCATGGAGTTACCAAAGAGTGTGATTAATGGTGATCAACATGAGATTAATGGAAAGGAGTATTACACAGTTGTGGAGATTCAGCAGACCAAGAACCCTTGA